The Clostridium cagae genome has a segment encoding these proteins:
- the spoVG gene encoding septation regulator SpoVG, whose amino-acid sequence MQITDVRIRKISSEGKMKAIVSVTFDNEFVVHDIKVIEGQNGLFIAMPSRKTPTGEFKDIAHPIVMDSREKIQNEILSAYAKAIEEQDVEEE is encoded by the coding sequence ATGCAAATCACAGATGTGAGAATTAGAAAGATTTCTTCAGAAGGAAAAATGAAGGCAATAGTTTCTGTAACTTTTGATAACGAATTCGTAGTACATGATATTAAAGTTATTGAAGGTCAAAATGGGTTATTTATAGCTATGCCTAGTAGAAAAACTCCAACTGGAGAATTTAAAGACATCGCTCATCCAATAGTTATGGATTCAAGGGAAAAGATACAAAACGAAATTCTAAGCGCTTATGCAAAAGCTATTGAAGAACAAGACGTAGAAGAAGAATAG
- the purR gene encoding pur operon repressor — protein MEKLNRNNRVVAITKILIENSNKIIGLNRFSELLNAAKSTISEDIVIVRELLEKLNMGRIETIAGVAGGIKYIPMIGDDVARDFALKLCDQLKDDGRVIPGNIIYMTDVMYNPEIISTAGVMLSSCFQDKNVDYVITVETKGIPLAYEVARNLGVQLVIARRDSQFTEGTTVSINYVSGSSGRLQQMSLSKKSMKPKSRCIFIDDFMKAGGTALGIKDLLTEFESELVGIGVLVDNKEINKKLVDEYVSIVELKDVDKESILDIQPSKRFS, from the coding sequence ATGGAAAAATTAAACAGAAACAACCGAGTGGTTGCTATAACAAAAATTTTAATAGAAAATTCAAATAAAATAATAGGTTTAAACAGATTTTCAGAGTTATTAAATGCAGCAAAATCAACTATAAGTGAAGATATAGTTATAGTTAGGGAACTTCTAGAAAAACTTAATATGGGAAGAATAGAAACAATTGCTGGAGTTGCAGGTGGTATCAAATATATTCCAATGATAGGAGATGATGTAGCTAGAGATTTTGCATTGAAACTATGTGATCAATTAAAAGATGATGGAAGAGTAATACCAGGTAACATAATATATATGACTGATGTGATGTATAATCCAGAAATTATCAGTACTGCAGGTGTGATGTTATCATCGTGTTTTCAAGATAAAAATGTAGATTATGTTATAACTGTTGAAACAAAAGGAATTCCTTTAGCTTATGAAGTAGCTAGGAATCTAGGGGTACAATTAGTAATAGCTAGAAGAGATAGTCAATTTACAGAAGGAACTACTGTTAGTATAAACTATGTATCTGGAAGTAGTGGAAGATTACAACAAATGTCTCTTTCTAAAAAATCTATGAAACCTAAAAGTAGATGTATATTTATTGATGATTTTATGAAAGCTGGAGGAACAGCTCTTGGAATTAAAGATTTATTAACAGAATTTGAAAGTGAACTAGTAGGAATCGGTGTGCTAGTAGATAATAAAGAGATTAATAAAAAGTTAGTTGATGAGTATGTTTCAATAGTGGAATTAAAAGATGTTGATAAAGAATCAATATTAGACATTCAACCTTCAAAAAGATTTTCATAA
- the murC gene encoding UDP-N-acetylmuramate--L-alanine ligase: protein MSFDFIKDRDKKVHFIGIGGISMSGLAAVLLNSGYKVSGSDFKESEILKKLRLSGADIYIGHSEKNIKDVDLVVYTAAIPENNPELIYAKENNIELMNRAEFLGNIMKGHKYNVAISGAHGKTTCTSMLSNITLKANLDPTILVGGELDIIGGNFRIGSSDYFITEACEYKRSFLSFFPYVGVILNIDADHLDYYKDIDEITETFGQFADLIPNDGYLIGYVGDSRVKEILSKAKCNTLSYGFKNADVTARNITFNEKGCASFDVYKHNDKLFDLTLSNPGEHNILNALSSICVSLIFDVNYDDIICGLSECKGAHKRFEYKGEVNGVTVIDDYAHHPVEIKATLNTSKKIPHNKTFCVFQPHTYTRTKTLFDEFTDAFFDADEVVLMDIYAAREKDTGLVSSNDLGVALRAKGVKCTNVHSHDEALEYLKNSAKPNDLLLTVGAGDVVIVGEKYLNQGK from the coding sequence TTGTCTTTCGATTTTATAAAAGATAGAGATAAGAAAGTTCACTTTATTGGTATCGGTGGAATCAGTATGAGTGGTCTTGCTGCAGTTTTATTAAATAGTGGCTATAAAGTTTCAGGTTCAGATTTTAAAGAATCAGAAATACTAAAAAAACTAAGACTTTCTGGAGCTGATATTTACATAGGTCACAGTGAAAAAAACATAAAAGATGTTGATTTAGTAGTTTATACAGCTGCTATACCTGAAAATAATCCTGAACTTATTTATGCTAAAGAAAATAATATAGAGTTAATGAATAGAGCAGAATTTTTAGGAAATATCATGAAGGGGCATAAATATAATGTTGCTATCTCTGGTGCACATGGAAAAACAACTTGTACTTCTATGCTATCTAATATAACTTTAAAAGCTAATTTAGATCCAACTATACTTGTTGGTGGTGAATTAGATATTATTGGTGGTAATTTCAGAATAGGTAGTAGTGATTACTTTATAACAGAAGCTTGTGAATATAAACGTTCATTTTTAAGTTTCTTCCCTTATGTTGGAGTAATTTTAAATATAGATGCTGATCACTTAGACTACTATAAAGATATAGATGAAATTACTGAAACATTTGGACAATTTGCAGATTTAATTCCTAATGATGGTTATTTAATAGGCTATGTTGGTGACTCTAGAGTAAAAGAAATTTTATCTAAAGCTAAATGTAATACTTTAAGTTATGGATTTAAAAACGCTGATGTAACTGCTAGAAATATAACATTCAATGAAAAGGGCTGTGCTTCTTTTGATGTTTATAAACATAATGATAAATTATTTGATTTAACTTTAAGTAATCCTGGAGAACACAATATATTAAATGCACTTTCTTCAATTTGTGTATCACTTATATTTGATGTTAATTATGATGATATAATATGTGGATTATCAGAATGTAAGGGGGCACATAAGAGATTTGAATATAAGGGAGAAGTAAATGGTGTTACTGTTATAGATGATTATGCTCATCATCCAGTAGAAATAAAGGCAACTTTAAATACATCAAAAAAAATTCCTCATAATAAAACCTTCTGTGTATTCCAACCACATACTTATACAAGAACTAAAACACTATTCGATGAATTCACAGATGCATTTTTTGATGCTGATGAAGTTGTTTTAATGGATATTTATGCTGCTCGTGAAAAAGATACTGGATTAGTTTCTTCAAACGATTTAGGCGTAGCATTAAGAGCCAAAGGCGTTAAATGCACAAATGTTCATTCTCATGATGAAGCATTAGAATATTTAAAAAATTCTGCTAAACCTAATGACTTACTTCTTACAGTAGGTGCTGGAGATGTTGTCATAGTTGGTGAAAAATACCTTAATCAAGGAAAATAA
- a CDS encoding M24 family metallopeptidase encodes MKTNRVFNVIKEMESQGLSQIIVTSPASIYYLVGKRISPGERMVALYINSSGNHKFIVNKLFPIEENLGVDIIWYTDSDDAVEVLSKVLEKDKVLGIDKDWSAKFLIRLMELNVAKGFVNSSPIIDSLRMIKDSEEIELMKKSSQINDRVMLKLQSQLKEGMTEKYYQRLLAEIYEEEGASGFSFTPIVAFDTNGADPHSECGSTKLKKGDTIVLDIGGIYNYYCSDMTRTVFFGEEPNDHKKEIYEIVKQANLNGIKKVKDGVKFSEIDSAARSYIDDKGYGEFFTHRTGHSIGLETHDKGDVSSINHEEVKAGMIFSIEPGIYLKNDIGVRIEDLVLVTKDGAEILNSVTKELTVI; translated from the coding sequence ATGAAAACTAATAGAGTTTTTAACGTAATAAAAGAAATGGAATCGCAAGGACTTTCACAAATAATAGTTACATCACCAGCATCAATTTATTATCTTGTAGGTAAAAGAATTTCACCAGGAGAAAGAATGGTTGCACTTTACATAAATTCTTCTGGAAATCACAAATTTATAGTTAATAAACTTTTTCCAATAGAAGAGAATTTAGGTGTAGATATTATTTGGTATACAGATAGTGACGATGCAGTTGAAGTATTAAGCAAAGTTTTAGAAAAGGATAAAGTTTTAGGTATAGACAAAGATTGGAGTGCTAAATTTTTAATAAGATTAATGGAGCTTAACGTAGCAAAAGGTTTTGTAAATTCATCTCCAATAATTGATAGTTTAAGAATGATTAAAGACTCAGAAGAGATTGAACTTATGAAAAAATCATCACAAATAAATGATAGGGTTATGTTAAAACTTCAATCACAACTTAAAGAAGGCATGACAGAAAAATATTATCAAAGATTACTTGCTGAAATATATGAAGAAGAAGGTGCTAGTGGGTTTTCATTTACACCAATAGTAGCATTTGATACTAATGGTGCAGATCCTCATAGTGAATGTGGAAGTACGAAGTTAAAGAAAGGTGACACTATAGTTTTAGATATAGGAGGAATATATAATTATTATTGTTCTGACATGACTAGAACGGTATTCTTTGGAGAAGAACCTAATGACCATAAAAAAGAAATATATGAAATAGTTAAACAAGCGAACTTAAATGGTATTAAAAAAGTAAAGGATGGAGTTAAATTCTCAGAAATAGATTCTGCTGCAAGAAGCTATATAGATGATAAAGGATATGGTGAATTTTTTACTCATAGAACAGGTCACAGTATAGGTTTAGAAACTCATGATAAAGGTGATGTAAGTTCAATAAATCATGAAGAGGTTAAAGCTGGAATGATATTCTCTATTGAACCTGGAATATATCTAAAAAATGATATAGGAGTTAGAATAGAAGATTTAGTATTAGTTACTAAAGATGGTGCAGAGATACTAAATTCAGTAACAAAAGAACTTACAGTGATTTAA